The following coding sequences lie in one Ferroacidibacillus organovorans genomic window:
- a CDS encoding efflux RND transporter permease subunit has protein sequence MNLTRIAIRRPIATLMLMLAVVLLGIVAYSKLPVRRLPSVNFPHITVVLSDPGASPGTMRAQMLDPAENSLTQVSGIVNMSATARAGNARISLRFPGGTNINQVAVQVANVVNQAAATLPVGALPPLILKADPNALPVMDVALYGASSPSALYDVASQTVAPALTAVPGVATVNMIGGRPQQVNVTLSSSKLEQYGLTMNQVKAAIATQNSAAPVGVIQQGSQANPVQVSGQAGSLTALRQIEIPSQSGLIPLSQLGTIAQGNPPVTTLSHLNGKNAIGFVISVQSNANTLTTAAQVRATIRQIADNLPAGEHLLITGDITSYTRQSMTATQRDLFFVILAAGLMILVWLHRLRMTLVILLTIPVTLCATFLAMDAAGFSIDMISLMALSLLIGILVDDAIVVLENIERHRKGGLSPAAAAYRGRMEIGGAALAITLTDVVVYAPVAFMQGNIGQLFREFGLTIVFATLFSLFVSFTLTPLLAAHFVWRGRALPRATAFSVWWEERFTAVRTHYERILHFALRHALLVFGVLFITAAGDIALLQTGAIATTYTPKQNTSVFFVSAQMPNGSSIGTTDQAVNELAARIKKLPGVSAVFSTTGFGNGSVTAENLGRLTVDLKTSPQPSVFAILPEIQAISVTIPGLKIQTSLPNALISGGGGSGGALSVVLRGPAMSGLQALSQRVTTALTQIPGVVNPVSTAQNAQPQLTVTVSPQAVSSFGLSGSQVGQAIRTALQGVTASQYRPSANSVSEPIVLQLGQGGQSMTVAQLGRVPVAVENGVPILLGQIATISSAAGPAVEREYNRALSVQITANTGGQPLGQIANETRNVLRKIAMPAGYSYQFNGAIQQKARAFGPLSAALRLSLVLIYMVLAALYESFLDPLAVIATLPLALTGALFGLWVTGVPFSLYAFIATIMLMGLVSKNAILLIDAAKRILRDENQNIVDALVQAGSRRLRPILMTTATMTLAMAPLLLPIGSGASTRMPMAIVLVGGMLGGTLLTLFVLPVLYLWMFSAKRILRARMAKWKEKSRTGRHVQVS, from the coding sequence GTGAACCTCACGCGCATCGCCATCAGACGTCCCATCGCGACACTCATGCTCATGCTGGCAGTGGTCCTTCTTGGCATCGTGGCGTACAGCAAGCTGCCCGTCCGCCGCCTGCCAAGCGTCAATTTTCCGCATATCACGGTGGTGCTCTCTGATCCTGGCGCGAGTCCTGGCACGATGCGGGCGCAAATGCTCGATCCCGCCGAGAATTCACTGACCCAAGTGAGTGGCATCGTCAACATGAGTGCGACGGCGCGCGCCGGAAATGCACGCATCTCACTGCGTTTTCCCGGTGGAACAAACATCAATCAAGTGGCGGTGCAAGTCGCAAATGTCGTCAATCAGGCGGCCGCAACCCTGCCTGTCGGAGCGCTGCCGCCACTGATCTTGAAGGCTGACCCGAATGCGCTCCCGGTGATGGATGTGGCGCTTTATGGGGCGTCGTCTCCGTCTGCGCTGTATGATGTGGCGAGCCAGACTGTCGCGCCAGCGCTGACCGCCGTTCCTGGCGTTGCGACGGTAAATATGATCGGTGGACGCCCGCAACAGGTGAATGTCACCCTTTCTTCGTCAAAGCTTGAACAGTACGGTCTGACGATGAATCAGGTAAAAGCTGCGATCGCGACGCAAAACAGCGCAGCGCCAGTCGGGGTCATCCAGCAAGGGAGTCAGGCTAATCCGGTTCAGGTCTCAGGCCAGGCTGGGAGTTTGACGGCGCTCCGTCAAATCGAGATTCCCTCGCAAAGCGGCTTGATCCCACTTTCGCAACTGGGCACCATCGCGCAGGGCAATCCGCCTGTCACGACGCTCAGTCACTTGAATGGAAAAAACGCGATCGGATTTGTCATCAGTGTCCAGTCAAACGCCAACACACTCACCACGGCGGCGCAGGTGCGGGCGACCATCCGCCAGATTGCAGATAATCTCCCGGCGGGAGAGCACCTGCTTATCACAGGGGACATTACATCCTATACGCGCCAGTCGATGACAGCGACCCAGCGCGATCTCTTTTTCGTCATACTCGCGGCAGGGCTCATGATCCTTGTCTGGCTGCATCGGTTGCGCATGACCCTCGTCATTTTGCTCACGATACCAGTCACCTTGTGCGCCACGTTTCTCGCCATGGATGCGGCAGGGTTTTCCATTGACATGATCAGCCTGATGGCGCTGAGCCTCCTGATTGGAATTCTCGTTGACGATGCGATTGTCGTTCTTGAAAACATCGAACGCCATCGCAAAGGTGGGTTGTCTCCTGCCGCTGCGGCGTACCGCGGGAGGATGGAAATCGGCGGCGCGGCGCTTGCCATCACGCTCACCGATGTGGTGGTCTACGCGCCGGTTGCCTTCATGCAGGGGAACATCGGGCAATTGTTTCGGGAGTTCGGACTCACCATCGTTTTTGCTACATTGTTCTCACTGTTTGTATCCTTCACGCTCACGCCGCTGCTTGCGGCGCACTTCGTGTGGCGAGGCCGCGCTTTGCCGCGCGCCACGGCATTTAGCGTGTGGTGGGAGGAGCGGTTTACGGCCGTGCGCACGCACTATGAGCGCATCCTGCACTTTGCGCTGCGTCACGCGCTGCTTGTATTCGGTGTTCTTTTCATCACCGCAGCGGGCGACATCGCGCTACTGCAAACAGGCGCGATTGCGACGACCTATACGCCAAAACAAAACACTTCCGTTTTCTTTGTGAGTGCGCAGATGCCGAATGGGAGCAGCATTGGCACGACGGATCAGGCGGTAAACGAGCTCGCCGCGCGCATCAAAAAACTGCCAGGTGTGAGTGCTGTATTCTCCACGACCGGGTTTGGCAACGGGTCCGTCACCGCCGAGAATCTTGGCCGCTTGACAGTTGATTTGAAGACTTCGCCACAACCCTCTGTCTTCGCGATTCTCCCGGAGATTCAGGCGATCTCCGTCACGATTCCAGGGCTAAAAATCCAGACCAGCCTCCCTAACGCCTTGATCAGCGGGGGCGGCGGCAGTGGCGGCGCACTCTCTGTCGTTTTGCGCGGCCCGGCGATGAGCGGACTGCAGGCACTGTCCCAGCGTGTGACGACTGCGCTCACACAGATCCCGGGCGTCGTCAATCCTGTCAGTACAGCACAAAACGCGCAACCGCAGCTGACCGTTACGGTAAGTCCACAGGCGGTTTCGTCCTTTGGCCTGAGTGGCAGTCAGGTGGGGCAGGCCATTCGCACAGCGCTTCAAGGGGTGACGGCATCCCAATACAGGCCAAGCGCAAATTCGGTTTCGGAGCCGATTGTCCTGCAGCTCGGGCAAGGCGGGCAAAGCATGACGGTGGCGCAGCTCGGACGCGTACCGGTTGCCGTCGAGAATGGTGTGCCGATTTTGCTCGGACAAATTGCGACGATTTCATCTGCCGCAGGGCCTGCGGTCGAACGCGAATACAATCGTGCGCTGTCTGTACAGATCACAGCGAATACGGGAGGCCAGCCACTTGGGCAGATCGCGAATGAGACGCGAAACGTCTTGCGCAAAATCGCCATGCCGGCAGGGTACTCCTATCAATTCAATGGGGCGATTCAGCAAAAAGCGCGCGCGTTCGGGCCGCTTAGTGCGGCGCTCAGACTGTCTTTGGTGTTGATCTACATGGTACTCGCGGCGCTCTATGAGAGTTTTCTTGACCCACTCGCCGTGATTGCCACACTTCCGCTTGCCTTGACGGGGGCCCTGTTTGGCCTGTGGGTCACAGGCGTCCCGTTTAGCCTCTACGCGTTTATCGCCACGATCATGCTGATGGGGCTCGTTTCTAAAAACGCGATACTCCTTATCGACGCGGCAAAGCGCATCCTGCGCGACGAAAACCAAAACATAGTGGATGCGCTTGTGCAGGCGGGTTCCCGGCGTTTGCGCCCGATCCTGATGACGACGGCGACGATGACCCTTGCCATGGCGCCACTGCTTTTGCCCATCGGCT